CGTTGGCCAGCACCGTGCCCAGGGCCGGACACCAGTTTACCGGAACTTCCGCTACATAAGCCAGGCCTTTGTTGTACAGCTGGATAAAAATCCACTGTGTCCATTTATAATAGTCCGGATCGGTCGTGCTGAACTCGCGGTCCCAATCATACGAGAAACCGAGCGATTTGATCTGGCGGCGGAAGTTGTTAATGTTCTTCACCGTTATATCGCGCGGATGCTCACCAGTATCAAGCGCATGCTGCTCGGCAGGTAAACCGAACGCGTCCCAGCCCATCGGATGAAGCACATTGAAGCCGCGCATCCTTTTATACCGGGATACGATATCAGTGGCCGTATAGCCCTCCGGGTGGCCTACGTGCAGCCCTGCGCCAGACGGGTACGGAAACATATCCAGCGCGTAAAACTTCGGTTTTCCCGCGTCTTCAGTGGTCTTGAATGTCTTGTTATCATCCCAGTACGTCTGCCATTTCGGCTCGATAACAAGAGGGTTGTAGCCTTGCTGCTCCTGGCGTTCCTGTGCCATAATCATTGCCTCCCAATTTCGCTAAAAAACCTCCCATCCCCAGCGTAAACGCTAGGGACGAGAGGTTAGATTTCCCGTGGTACCACCCTAGTTAACAGCCTGCATGCTTTGCCGCTGCTCACTCTAAACCCTTAACGCGGGCGAGACGGCGCGCTTCGCCGGGAAATCCGGATCGCACGCAGCTCCAAGGCGAGTTCGCTTCCACACTGCACCGGCTTGCACCAACCGCCGGCTCTCTGCTCCCAGTGAAGGTAAACTACTGCTCCTTGTCGACGCCATACTATAACTATTCTCATACATAAAAATGGTTATTTCGATTATAAATAGCCGGATACCTTATGTCAAGAGCATAGCGATGCAGCGGATTACATGCAGCGTCATTTTACAGCGGCAAAAAAAAGCCTTTCCGATTTGTTATCCGGTAATTCCAGCTTGAAATCGGCAAATGCTTCCACCTTGGTGAACCCCGCTCTCGCCAGAGCTCCGCGAATCCAAACCGGCTCGTAGGCCCGCTGAACATGGACTTCTTCAATCCGGTTAAACCGCATATCCTGCTTCCCGTCACGTGCAAAAATCGTCAATCGGTGCTCGATTTCAAGGCGTTCCCTGTCCAGTTCGCAAGTCCAGATGTAAGCGACATCGCGCTCATCCAGTACAAAGGGCTGCTCTTCGGCATAACGCTTAAGAGTCACAGGAGCATGAACGTCAAATAAAAAAACGCCGCCGGGTTTCAATCCGCCGTATGTCGCCCGGAACGCAGCTTCCACGTCTTCTTCTTCGATCAAATAATTGATGCAGTCGCAGAAGGATATGACCGTGTCCACCTGTTCGGGCAGCTCCCAATCACGCATGTTTTGCTGAAGCCAGCGAATCGAGCCGGCATTGGAGCGGATCGCCTGCCGGGGCGATTCATCCCACTTGCTCTGTCCAATAGTGAGCATATCCGCAGAGAGGTCGATTCCGAAGACATGAAAACCGGATCGGGCCAACGGAATAGCGATGCTCCCGGTCCCGCAGCCCAGATCTACGACCGTCTTGGGCATACCGTAACGCTCCCAACACTCCCGCGCAAAGCGCAGCCAATCGGGATATGGCATATCCTCCATAAGCCGATCGTAGACTGCGGCAAATTGCCGGTACGCGCACATTACGATTCCCCCTCCCGAGCCGACTCATCGCCTTTCACAAGATGTGTCCAATTGCCGTCCTGTGTCACCAGCCCTTCACGCATCAGCTTGCCCATTGCGCGTTTGAATGCGGATTTACTGATTCCAAACTTCTGCTTAATGATATCTGCTGAAGTGTCATCGGAATATGGCATCGAGCCATTGGGACGTTCCTTGAGAAAGTCCAGAATCCGCTCGGAGTCCTCCACTCGGCCGACTTCCTTGCGCTGAGTCATCGACAGGTTGACCCGCCCGTCCTCGCGGACAAACGTAACACGCGCCTCAACGCGCTCGCCGAGTCGTAAAGGTCTTGTGCGCTGGTCAGCCGGAATATGCCCCATCGCGCCAAAGCCGAGCACGCCTCCGTCAATCATTACGAAGGAGCCGATCTTAAGCGACTTTGTAACCCAGCCTTCAACCCAGGTATTATGCCAAGATTCCGGAGCCCGGAAAGCAAGCTCGGCCAGTTCTTCTTCGAAGGCTACCTTCGCTACAAGCCTACCGATTTTATCGTGCGCAAGAATGACATATACTTCGTCACCGCGTATTGGCCGCAGCTCCTTTAATTC
This is a stretch of genomic DNA from Paenibacillus sp. sptzw28. It encodes these proteins:
- a CDS encoding class I SAM-dependent methyltransferase gives rise to the protein MCAYRQFAAVYDRLMEDMPYPDWLRFARECWERYGMPKTVVDLGCGTGSIAIPLARSGFHVFGIDLSADMLTIGQSKWDESPRQAIRSNAGSIRWLQQNMRDWELPEQVDTVISFCDCINYLIEEEDVEAAFRATYGGLKPGGVFLFDVHAPVTLKRYAEEQPFVLDERDVAYIWTCELDRERLEIEHRLTIFARDGKQDMRFNRIEEVHVQRAYEPVWIRGALARAGFTKVEAFADFKLELPDNKSERLFFAAVK
- a CDS encoding S1 RNA-binding domain-containing protein; its protein translation is MSLIAGTIQKFRVAREVSPYGFFLSDGESEVLLHYTEIVGDRPKPDDEVEAFVFYDTDDRIAATMKRPLITLGEVARLAVADIHPRIGAFLEMGLGRQLLLPMSEQPELKELRPIRGDEVYVILAHDKIGRLVAKVAFEEELAELAFRAPESWHNTWVEGWVTKSLKIGSFVMIDGGVLGFGAMGHIPADQRTRPLRLGERVEARVTFVREDGRVNLSMTQRKEVGRVEDSERILDFLKERPNGSMPYSDDTSADIIKQKFGISKSAFKRAMGKLMREGLVTQDGNWTHLVKGDESAREGES